One Pseudomonas muyukensis DNA segment encodes these proteins:
- a CDS encoding EAL domain-containing response regulator — protein sequence MKPFNILIVEDHPFQHMYLQHLFSELGNFHLEAARDGQEALERLRLRDFDLVLTDLLMPGMDGVQFIQHLTGLRHKPGLAIMSAASRRMLMAASLVAKNLGVDVLGLISKPVEPAALRSLIDQLQLRRQATTQSAPAALEFDRQTLVDALNNRAFQAWFQPKKSLHNGRIVAAEALVRWMHPEQGVLLPGTFLPTLNAFGLEERLLWAMLKQAMDAQVRWREQGYDIPVSINLPTHLLNSHDLADRLLAFVLHHQGVPAKLCFELMECSIPEDLSNFYAGACRLRMKGFGLSQDDFGKGYSSYMSLVSTPFTELKIDRALVQRCDESESLASALASIVALGRKLGLTVVAEGVETPQELEMLRKVDCNQVQGFLISHAVSAEQFQHLLHSDGPPAAF from the coding sequence TTGAAGCCCTTTAACATCCTCATCGTCGAAGACCACCCGTTCCAGCACATGTACCTGCAGCACCTGTTCAGCGAACTGGGCAACTTCCACCTGGAGGCCGCGCGGGATGGCCAGGAAGCCCTGGAACGCTTGCGCCTGCGTGACTTCGACCTGGTCCTGACCGACCTGCTGATGCCGGGCATGGATGGCGTGCAGTTCATCCAGCATCTCACCGGCCTGCGCCACAAGCCGGGCCTGGCGATCATGAGCGCCGCCTCGCGGCGCATGCTCATGGCCGCCAGCCTGGTGGCCAAGAACCTGGGCGTGGATGTGCTCGGGCTGATTTCCAAGCCGGTCGAACCCGCCGCCCTGCGCAGCCTGATCGACCAGTTGCAACTGCGCCGCCAGGCCACCACGCAAAGCGCCCCGGCCGCCCTCGAATTCGACCGCCAGACCCTGGTCGACGCCCTCAACAACCGCGCCTTCCAGGCCTGGTTCCAACCCAAGAAGTCCCTGCACAACGGCCGCATCGTCGCCGCCGAGGCCTTGGTGCGCTGGATGCATCCGGAACAAGGCGTGTTGTTGCCAGGCACCTTCCTGCCGACCCTCAACGCCTTCGGCCTGGAAGAGCGCCTGCTGTGGGCGATGCTCAAGCAGGCCATGGACGCCCAGGTGCGCTGGCGCGAACAGGGCTATGACATCCCGGTGTCGATCAACCTGCCGACCCACCTGCTCAACAGCCACGACCTGGCCGACCGCTTGCTGGCCTTCGTCCTGCACCACCAGGGGGTGCCCGCCAAGCTGTGCTTCGAGCTGATGGAGTGCTCGATCCCCGAGGACCTGAGCAACTTCTACGCCGGCGCCTGCCGCTTGCGCATGAAGGGCTTCGGCCTGTCCCAGGACGACTTCGGCAAAGGCTACAGTTCCTACATGAGCCTGGTCTCGACACCCTTTACCGAGCTCAAGATCGACCGCGCGCTGGTGCAACGCTGCGATGAGAGCGAAAGCCTGGCCTCGGCCCTGGCCAGCATCGTCGCCCTGGGCCGCAAGCTTGGCCTCACCGTGGTCGCCGAAGGGGTCGAGACGCCCCAGGAGCTGGAAATGCTGCGCAAGGTCGACTGCAACCAGGTCCAGGGGTTCCTGATCTCCCACGCCGTGTCGGCCGAGCAGTTCCAGCACCTGCTGCACAGCGATGGCCCGCCCGCGGCCTTTTAA
- a CDS encoding ATP-binding protein — protein MRLKSYLQQINPLLSNPEAARHLLRLLALVLSAGILGGAYSFLLLSFNTDISKRRGYMSSAIAEAHTFFTNREALLESLSLTAIARTTPGKLPMANIPSEEVHLLLGDKPGKQWSLWLTPRMCDYLRAKQVNLLYVGAGPQGQARWLYSAIAHAHTPSATLLRRLQGEQARQPAAVDELWLADQDEQHTHLYIFQRLDQRDPDSGWLGLEIDSREVSPTLNDATSGKFMMYNADGMLVFSNSSDQALSQLLLAHQGSDFFGFVGQGLLPEYLVINKPLMSSDWQLVYAIDLLAILSGLWLQIVGALLFCLLSIGLMLLLIRRFEQRFISPTVQRIRALVESELFNRDVIETAPVALCVLRRSDGQVVLENRLAQQWLGEARVSRSAAWIEQAFAEPCVACGDDFETSDGRHLYLSCAPTRYKGEDVVLCVFSDISARKQIEAALEDARRAADSANEAKTQFLATMSHEIRTPLYGVLGTLELLSRTTLDGQQRDYLQAIEGSSATLLQLICDVLDVSKIEAGQLALERSEFCVAELAMEVIQSYSAAARNKGLQLYGCLDPHLPERLIGDVNRIRQILNNLLSNAVKFTDCGRVVLRAKLLNREGERCSVLWQVADSGKGIAEQDHANIFDPFYQSEGHTQLVPGTGLGLAICQRLTQLMNGQLRLVSELGLGSSFSLTLPLEVTSAASAPALAPFNLLAERIHVVSPIHELAETFAGWLCRWGARAQVGMPPTTGPATCELLLELHPGSLEQPLLAQWLGPRILASAFGSWEAREDVRQWQVNLTDLGALHHAVSQAQGLHRARGETLAHADAPEPLGLHVLVAEDNVINQLILRDQLKELGCSVTLAGDGEQALHAWQHERFDLVLSDVNMPGMNGYALARALRQQGCTLPIIGATANALRGEEELCLAAGMDRCLIKPFNLQALFNCLAPYRGSRLEAL, from the coding sequence ATGCGACTGAAATCCTACCTACAACAGATCAACCCACTGCTCTCCAACCCCGAAGCGGCGCGCCACCTGCTTCGCTTGTTGGCATTGGTGCTATCAGCGGGGATCCTCGGCGGCGCCTACAGTTTCCTGCTGCTCAGCTTCAATACCGACATTTCCAAGCGCCGCGGCTACATGAGCAGTGCGATCGCCGAGGCGCACACCTTCTTCACCAACCGTGAAGCGCTGCTGGAAAGCCTGAGCCTCACAGCCATTGCCCGCACCACGCCGGGCAAGCTGCCAATGGCCAATATTCCCAGCGAGGAAGTGCACCTGCTGTTGGGCGACAAGCCAGGCAAGCAATGGAGCCTGTGGCTGACCCCACGCATGTGTGACTACCTGCGCGCCAAACAGGTCAACCTGCTGTACGTCGGCGCCGGCCCCCAGGGCCAGGCGCGCTGGCTGTACAGCGCCATCGCCCATGCCCACACCCCCTCTGCCACCCTGCTACGGCGCTTGCAGGGCGAACAGGCGCGCCAGCCCGCGGCGGTCGATGAACTGTGGCTCGCCGACCAGGACGAGCAGCACACGCACCTGTACATCTTCCAGCGTCTCGACCAGCGCGACCCGGACTCCGGCTGGCTGGGGCTGGAGATCGACAGCCGCGAAGTCTCGCCGACCCTAAACGATGCGACGTCGGGCAAGTTCATGATGTACAACGCCGATGGCATGCTGGTGTTCAGCAACAGCTCCGACCAGGCGCTGAGCCAGTTGCTGCTCGCCCACCAGGGCAGTGACTTCTTCGGTTTCGTCGGCCAAGGGCTGCTGCCGGAGTACCTGGTCATCAACAAGCCGTTGATGTCGTCGGACTGGCAACTGGTGTATGCCATCGACCTGCTCGCCATCCTCTCCGGGCTCTGGTTGCAGATTGTCGGCGCCCTGCTGTTCTGCCTGCTCAGCATCGGCCTGATGCTGTTGTTGATACGCCGCTTCGAACAGCGCTTCATCAGCCCGACGGTGCAACGCATCCGCGCCCTGGTCGAAAGCGAGCTGTTCAACCGCGACGTGATCGAGACCGCGCCGGTGGCACTGTGCGTCCTGCGCCGCAGCGACGGCCAGGTAGTGCTGGAAAATCGCCTGGCCCAGCAGTGGCTGGGCGAAGCCCGGGTCTCGCGCAGCGCGGCCTGGATCGAACAGGCCTTCGCCGAACCCTGTGTCGCCTGCGGCGATGACTTCGAAACCAGCGACGGCCGCCATCTTTACCTGAGCTGCGCGCCGACCCGCTACAAGGGCGAGGACGTGGTGCTTTGCGTGTTCAGCGATATCAGCGCGCGCAAGCAGATCGAGGCGGCGCTGGAGGATGCCCGGCGCGCCGCCGACAGCGCCAACGAAGCCAAGACCCAGTTCCTGGCCACCATGAGCCACGAGATCCGCACGCCGCTGTACGGGGTGCTCGGCACCCTGGAGCTGCTGTCGCGCACGACCCTCGATGGGCAGCAACGCGACTACCTGCAAGCCATCGAAGGCTCTTCGGCGACACTGTTGCAACTGATTTGCGATGTGCTCGACGTGTCGAAGATCGAGGCCGGCCAACTGGCCCTCGAGCGCAGCGAGTTCTGCGTCGCGGAACTGGCCATGGAAGTGATTCAAAGCTACAGCGCCGCAGCCAGAAACAAGGGCCTGCAGCTTTATGGCTGCCTGGATCCGCACCTGCCCGAGCGGCTTATCGGCGACGTCAACCGGATCCGCCAGATCCTCAACAACCTGCTGAGCAATGCCGTGAAGTTCACCGATTGTGGCCGCGTGGTGCTGCGCGCCAAGCTGCTCAACCGCGAGGGCGAGCGCTGCTCGGTGCTGTGGCAGGTGGCAGACTCCGGCAAGGGCATTGCCGAGCAGGACCACGCAAACATCTTCGACCCCTTCTACCAAAGCGAAGGCCATACCCAGCTGGTGCCCGGCACCGGCCTGGGCCTTGCCATCTGCCAACGCCTGACACAGTTGATGAACGGCCAGTTGCGCCTGGTCAGCGAGCTGGGCCTGGGCAGCAGCTTCAGCCTGACCCTGCCCCTGGAAGTCACCTCGGCCGCCAGCGCCCCTGCCCTCGCGCCCTTCAACCTGCTGGCCGAGCGCATCCATGTGGTCTCGCCCATCCACGAGTTGGCCGAGACGTTTGCCGGCTGGCTGTGCCGCTGGGGCGCACGGGCCCAGGTGGGCATGCCACCCACTACCGGCCCGGCAACCTGCGAACTGTTGCTCGAACTGCACCCCGGCAGCCTCGAGCAGCCACTGCTGGCCCAATGGCTTGGCCCACGCATCCTGGCCAGTGCCTTCGGCAGTTGGGAGGCCCGCGAAGACGTGCGCCAATGGCAGGTGAACCTCACCGACCTCGGCGCCCTGCATCACGCCGTCAGCCAAGCCCAGGGCCTGCACCGTGCGCGCGGCGAAACCCTGGCGCACGCCGATGCGCCGGAGCCGCTCGGGCTGCACGTGCTGGTCGCCGAGGACAACGTCATCAACCAGTTGATCCTGCGCGACCAGCTCAAGGAGCTCGGCTGCAGCGTGACCCTGGCCGGCGACGGCGAGCAGGCCCTGCATGCCTGGCAGCACGAGCGCTTCGACCTGGTGCTGAGCGACGTCAACATGCCCGGCATGAACGGCTACGCCCTGGCCCGGGCCCTGCGCCAGCAAGGCTGCACCCTGCCCATCATCGGCGCCACCGCCAACGCCCTGCGCGGCGAGGAAGAACTGTGCCTGGCCGCCGGCATGGACCGCTGCCTGATCAAACCTTTCAACCTGCAAGCCCTGTTCAACTGCCTGGCCCCGTATCGAGGTAGCCGTCTTGAAGCCCTTTAA
- a CDS encoding sensor domain-containing diguanylate cyclase produces the protein MPLDLQTLYPKLIQLMLDTVFVVDRDNTIVFVSNACEALLGYRADELIGTPITHYMHPDDLEATRASIIRVMNGHAHFDFRNRYLRKDGGVVHILWAAFWSDEVGARIGVARNITALTQAEEELRFLAHHDPLTKLCNRALFNARLASALAEAQRQQRPLALLFLDVNDFKAINDMHGHAAGDRVLCTLAGRLQACVGPRDTVARMGGDEFTVLLPDTSAAGALAETLAQILAAMAEPLGAGYDGIAVPTCSIGVACYPEDGGDADALLSHADDQMYRQKKRRYGTS, from the coding sequence ATGCCCCTAGACCTGCAAACGCTTTACCCCAAGTTGATCCAGCTGATGCTGGACACTGTGTTCGTGGTCGACCGGGACAACACCATCGTGTTCGTCAGCAATGCCTGCGAGGCCTTGCTTGGCTACCGCGCCGACGAGTTGATCGGCACGCCGATCACCCACTACATGCACCCCGACGACCTCGAGGCGACCCGCGCCTCGATCATCCGGGTGATGAACGGCCATGCCCACTTCGATTTTCGCAACCGCTACCTGCGCAAGGATGGCGGCGTCGTGCATATCCTCTGGGCGGCCTTCTGGTCGGACGAGGTCGGCGCGCGGATCGGTGTGGCGCGCAACATCACGGCGCTCACCCAGGCCGAGGAGGAACTGCGTTTTCTCGCCCACCACGACCCGTTGACCAAGCTGTGCAACCGCGCGCTGTTCAATGCCCGGCTGGCCTCGGCGCTGGCTGAGGCGCAGCGCCAGCAGCGGCCGCTGGCGCTGCTGTTTCTCGACGTCAACGACTTCAAGGCCATCAACGACATGCATGGCCATGCCGCGGGCGACCGGGTGCTGTGCACCCTCGCCGGGCGCCTGCAAGCCTGCGTGGGGCCACGCGATACCGTGGCGCGCATGGGCGGCGACGAATTCACCGTGCTGCTGCCCGACACCAGCGCTGCGGGTGCGCTGGCAGAGACGCTGGCGCAGATCCTGGCGGCCATGGCCGAGCCGCTGGGCGCCGGTTACGACGGTATCGCCGTGCCCACCTGCAGCATTGGCGTGGCCTGTTATCCCGAGGACGGTGGCGATGCCGACGCGCTGCTCAGCCATGCCGATGACCAGATGTACCGGCAAAAAAAGCGCCGCTATGGCACAAGCTGA
- a CDS encoding DUF2986 domain-containing protein produces the protein MNRRKKINQLLKAHAKKASAKLAPKKPKYICKAERERLAAEAGLPAES, from the coding sequence ATGAACCGCCGCAAGAAGATCAACCAACTGCTGAAAGCCCATGCCAAGAAGGCGAGCGCCAAGCTCGCCCCGAAAAAGCCCAAGTACATCTGCAAGGCCGAGCGCGAGCGCCTGGCCGCCGAAGCCGGCCTGCCCGCCGAAAGCTGA
- a CDS encoding DUF4880 domain-containing protein, producing the protein MTRLLLPLEHDPHTAEQHGEDALLHALKRLPRRVQQVLLLNRLDQLGFAEIATRLDLPLVSIERHMNQALQTTRQPGDALAASAGHWYVRLQSPQVTASERIDFRRWLDAKPEHLHAFHDTELRWRSLLAPARQLGHDGWYRQGRAALSLGGCSIAIGLGLAALAALGLLA; encoded by the coding sequence ATGACCCGTCTGCTGCTGCCCCTCGAGCATGATCCGCACACGGCCGAACAGCACGGCGAAGACGCCTTGTTGCATGCGCTCAAGCGCCTGCCACGGCGGGTCCAGCAAGTGCTCCTGCTCAACCGCCTCGATCAGCTGGGTTTCGCCGAGATCGCCACGCGCCTCGACCTGCCACTGGTCAGCATCGAACGCCACATGAACCAGGCCTTGCAGACCACCCGCCAGCCAGGCGACGCCCTGGCCGCTAGCGCCGGGCACTGGTACGTGCGCCTGCAGAGCCCGCAGGTGACGGCCAGCGAGCGTATCGATTTTCGCCGCTGGCTGGATGCCAAGCCCGAGCACCTGCACGCCTTCCACGACACCGAACTGCGCTGGCGCAGCCTGTTGGCCCCGGCACGGCAGCTGGGGCACGACGGCTGGTACCGCCAAGGCCGGGCGGCGCTGTCGCTGGGCGGCTGTTCGATTGCCATCGGCCTTGGCCTGGCAGCCCTGGCCGCGCTGGGCCTGCTGGCCTGA
- a CDS encoding DUF6124 family protein, whose translation MSDSKKEDTDLDEEAARRALDYYLNPTPSKPDLERSLWTLREGVSNAQASEHAMALLRCAAATAQETGSHLQGTTREVVFALMHMMNMARALLEQCHATEKAGNR comes from the coding sequence ATGAGTGATTCGAAAAAAGAAGACACAGATCTCGACGAAGAGGCCGCCCGCCGCGCCCTCGACTATTACCTCAACCCCACCCCCAGCAAGCCTGACCTGGAGCGTTCGCTCTGGACCTTGCGCGAAGGCGTCAGCAACGCCCAGGCCAGCGAGCATGCCATGGCCCTGCTGCGCTGCGCGGCCGCCACGGCGCAGGAAACCGGCAGCCACCTGCAGGGCACCACGCGGGAGGTGGTATTTGCGTTGATGCACATGATGAACATGGCCCGGGCCCTGCTGGAGCAGTGCCACGCCACGGAGAAGGCGGGTAATCGCTAG
- a CDS encoding LexA family protein has translation MENWIEFLSRYQREHHLKQHQLAERLGMTQGGVGHWLRGTRRPTLATVNEKLEKLGLVYLEARVMVVERGMTRESRGVYAVDPPQPVNALRHASFRFPVLKWADLQGVLPEAGETQELTGYMPAGNAFWLPVENDAMNAASGRSVPQGVLVLVDAGIEAAPGRLVVARQPGKPAVLRELIEEGGQQMLRPLNTLYPTVLCEDGCEFLGVVVRMHGVL, from the coding sequence ATGGAAAACTGGATCGAATTTCTGTCGCGCTACCAGCGCGAGCACCACCTCAAGCAACACCAACTGGCCGAACGCCTGGGCATGACCCAAGGCGGTGTCGGCCATTGGCTGCGCGGCACGCGCAGGCCGACCCTGGCGACCGTCAACGAAAAACTGGAAAAGCTCGGCCTGGTGTACCTCGAGGCGCGGGTGATGGTGGTCGAGCGAGGCATGACCCGCGAGAGCAGGGGCGTCTATGCGGTCGACCCGCCGCAGCCGGTCAATGCCCTGCGCCACGCCAGTTTTCGCTTCCCGGTGTTGAAATGGGCCGACCTGCAAGGGGTGTTGCCCGAGGCCGGGGAAACCCAGGAATTGACCGGGTATATGCCGGCGGGCAATGCCTTCTGGCTGCCGGTGGAGAATGACGCGATGAATGCCGCCAGTGGCCGCAGCGTGCCGCAGGGCGTGCTGGTGCTGGTGGATGCGGGGATCGAGGCCGCGCCGGGGCGCCTGGTGGTGGCCCGCCAACCGGGCAAGCCGGCGGTGCTGCGCGAGTTGATCGAGGAAGGCGGGCAGCAGATGCTCAGGCCGCTCAATACCTTGTATCCGACGGTCCTATGCGAGGACGGGTGCGAGTTCCTCGGGGTGGTGGTGCGGATGCACGGGGTGCTCTAG
- a CDS encoding acetyl/propionyl/methylcrotonyl-CoA carboxylase subunit alpha, which translates to MSRPTLTTLLVANRGEIACRVMRTAKAMGLTTVAVHSTTDRDARHSREADIRVDLGGTKAADSYLVIDKLIAAAKASGAQAIHPGYGFLSENAGFARAIEQAGLIFLGPPASAIDAMGSKSAAKALMEAAGVPLVPGYHGQAQDLETFRAAAERIGYPVLLKASAGGGGKGMKVVEEESQLADALASAQREAQSSFGDARMLVEKYVLKPRHVEIQVFADQHGHCLYLNERDCSIQRRHQKVVEEAPAPGLSPELRQAMGEAAVRAAQAIGYVGAGTVEFLLDARGEFFFMEMNTRLQVEHPVTEAITGLDLVAWQIRVACGETLPITQAQVPLLGHAIEVRLYAEDPANEFLPATGTLALYRESAPGEGRRVDSGVAEGDVISPFYDPMLGKLIAWGEDREQARLRLLAMLDEFAIGGLKTNIAFLRRILAHPAFAATELDTGFIPRHQDVLLPAPQPLPAPFWEAAAEAWLQSKPARQRQDDRVSPWAARDGLRLGLPARSSLHLHCDGHEQAVALERSAPSTYRLEGEQLCHDLDGLRRRHLAVQRGGTLYLRWQGELHAISVHDPIAAAEASHAHQGGLGAPMNGSIVRVLVEPGQVVEAGTALVVLEAMKMEHSIRAPHAGTVKALFCQEGDMVSEGTVLVELEEA; encoded by the coding sequence ATGAGCCGCCCTACCCTGACCACCCTGCTGGTCGCCAACCGCGGCGAAATCGCCTGCCGGGTGATGCGTACCGCCAAGGCCATGGGCCTGACCACCGTGGCCGTGCACAGCACCACCGACCGCGACGCCCGCCACAGCCGCGAAGCCGATATCCGCGTCGACCTCGGCGGCACCAAGGCGGCCGACAGCTACCTGGTGATCGACAAGCTGATCGCCGCCGCCAAGGCCAGCGGCGCCCAGGCCATCCACCCAGGCTATGGTTTCCTGTCCGAGAACGCAGGCTTCGCCCGCGCCATCGAACAGGCCGGGCTGATCTTCCTCGGCCCACCGGCCAGCGCCATCGACGCCATGGGCAGCAAGTCAGCGGCCAAGGCCCTGATGGAGGCCGCCGGCGTGCCACTGGTGCCGGGCTACCACGGCCAGGCCCAGGACCTGGAGACCTTCCGCGCCGCCGCCGAGCGCATCGGCTACCCGGTGCTGCTCAAGGCCAGCGCCGGCGGTGGCGGCAAGGGCATGAAGGTGGTCGAGGAGGAAAGCCAGCTGGCCGATGCCCTGGCCTCGGCCCAGCGTGAGGCGCAGTCGTCGTTCGGCGATGCGCGCATGCTGGTGGAAAAATACGTGCTCAAGCCGCGCCATGTGGAGATCCAGGTGTTCGCCGACCAGCACGGCCACTGCCTGTACCTCAACGAGCGTGACTGCTCGATCCAGCGCCGCCACCAGAAGGTGGTCGAGGAGGCGCCGGCCCCGGGGTTGTCGCCTGAGCTGCGCCAGGCCATGGGCGAGGCGGCGGTGCGTGCCGCCCAGGCCATCGGCTATGTCGGCGCCGGCACGGTGGAATTCCTGCTCGATGCCCGTGGCGAGTTCTTCTTCATGGAGATGAACACCCGCCTGCAGGTGGAGCACCCGGTCACCGAAGCGATCACCGGGCTGGACCTGGTGGCCTGGCAGATCCGCGTGGCCTGCGGCGAGACGCTGCCGATCACCCAGGCGCAGGTGCCGCTGCTCGGCCATGCCATCGAGGTGCGGCTGTACGCCGAGGACCCGGCCAATGAATTCCTGCCGGCCACCGGCACCCTGGCGCTGTACCGCGAGTCGGCACCCGGCGAAGGGCGGCGGGTGGACAGCGGTGTCGCCGAGGGCGATGTGATCTCGCCGTTCTACGACCCGATGCTGGGCAAGCTGATCGCCTGGGGCGAGGACCGCGAACAGGCCCGCCTGCGCCTGCTGGCGATGCTCGACGAGTTCGCCATCGGCGGCTTGAAGACCAATATCGCCTTCCTGCGCCGCATCCTCGCGCACCCGGCGTTTGCCGCCACCGAGCTGGACACCGGGTTCATCCCGCGCCATCAGGATGTCTTGCTGCCTGCGCCGCAACCCTTGCCGGCACCGTTCTGGGAAGCCGCCGCCGAGGCCTGGTTGCAAAGCAAGCCCGCGCGACAACGCCAGGATGACCGGGTGTCGCCCTGGGCCGCCCGTGATGGCCTGCGCCTGGGCCTGCCGGCGCGCAGCAGCTTGCATCTGCACTGCGACGGCCATGAACAGGCCGTGGCCTTGGAGCGCAGTGCGCCGTCGACGTATCGGCTGGAAGGCGAGCAACTGTGCCATGACCTCGATGGCCTGCGCCGACGGCACCTGGCGGTACAGCGTGGCGGCACGCTGTACCTGCGCTGGCAGGGCGAGCTGCACGCCATCAGCGTGCATGATCCGATTGCCGCCGCCGAGGCCAGCCACGCCCACCAGGGCGGCCTGGGCGCGCCGATGAACGGCAGTATCGTGCGGGTGCTGGTCGAGCCGGGACAGGTCGTCGAGGCCGGAACCGCGCTGGTGGTGCTGGAGGCGATGAAGATGGAGCACAGCATTCGGGCGCCCCATGCGGGGACAGTGAAGGCGCTGTTCTGTCAGGAGGGGGATATGGTCAGCGAGGGGACGGTGCTGGTCGAGTTGGAGGAGGCGTAA
- a CDS encoding gamma-carboxygeranoyl-CoA hydratase, translating into MSDFATIELEHDPRGFATLWLSREDKNNAFNAQMIRELIVALDRLAEDTRLRFVLLRGRGRHFSAGADLAWMQQSAQLDFNTNLDDAHELGELMYALHRLKAPTLAVVQGAAFGGALGLISCCDMAIGTEDAQLCLSEVRIGLAPAVISPFVVKAIGERAARRYALSAERFSGVRARELGLLAEVYPAAELDAQVEAWVSNLLHNSPQALRATKELLREVDDGELSPALRRYCENTIARIRVSAEGQEGLRAFLEKRPPAWQDNKEPRP; encoded by the coding sequence ATGAGCGACTTCGCGACTATCGAACTGGAACACGACCCGCGCGGCTTCGCCACCCTGTGGCTCAGCCGCGAAGACAAGAACAACGCCTTCAACGCGCAGATGATCCGCGAGCTGATCGTCGCCCTCGACCGCCTGGCCGAGGACACGCGCCTGCGCTTCGTGCTGCTGCGCGGCCGTGGCCGGCACTTCAGCGCCGGGGCGGACCTGGCCTGGATGCAGCAGTCGGCGCAACTGGACTTCAACACCAACCTCGACGACGCCCATGAACTCGGCGAGCTGATGTACGCCCTGCACCGGCTCAAGGCACCGACCCTGGCCGTGGTGCAAGGCGCAGCCTTCGGTGGCGCCCTGGGGCTGATCAGTTGCTGCGACATGGCCATCGGCACCGAGGACGCCCAGCTGTGCCTGTCCGAGGTCCGCATCGGCCTGGCGCCCGCGGTGATCAGCCCGTTCGTGGTCAAGGCCATCGGCGAGCGCGCCGCGCGTCGCTACGCCCTCAGTGCCGAGCGTTTCAGCGGCGTGCGTGCCCGCGAGCTGGGCCTGCTGGCCGAGGTGTACCCGGCCGCCGAGCTCGACGCCCAGGTCGAGGCCTGGGTGAGCAACCTGCTGCACAACAGCCCCCAGGCCCTGCGCGCCACCAAGGAGCTGCTGCGCGAAGTGGACGACGGCGAACTGAGCCCGGCGCTGCGTCGCTACTGCGAGAACACCATCGCCCGCATCCGTGTCAGCGCCGAAGGCCAGGAGGGCCTGCGCGCCTTCCTGGAAAAACGCCCCCCGGCCTGGCAAGACAACAAGGAACCGCGCCCATGA